A section of the Symphalangus syndactylus isolate Jambi chromosome 19, NHGRI_mSymSyn1-v2.1_pri, whole genome shotgun sequence genome encodes:
- the LOC129458305 gene encoding olfactory receptor 2T2 isoform X2, which produces MEGLLQNSTNFVLTGLITRPAFPGLLFAIVFSIFVVAVTANVVMILLIHMDSRLHTPMYFLLSQLSIMDTIYICITVPKMLQDLLSKDKTISFLGCAVQIFLYLTLIGGEFFLLGLMAYDRSREINHFFCEIPAVLKLSCIDTSLYETLMYACCVLMLLIPLSVISVSYTHILLTVHRMNSAEGRRKAFATCSSHFMVASIFYGAAFYTNVLPHSYHTPEKDKVVSAFYTILTPMLNPLIYSLRNRDVAAALRKVLGRCGSSQSIRLETAIRKD; this is translated from the exons ATGGAGGGTCTTCTCCAGAACTCCACTAACTTCGTCCTCACAGGCCTCATCACCCGTCCTGCCTTCCCCGGGCTTCTCTTTGCAATAGTCTTCTCCATCTTTGTAGTGGCTGTAACAGCCAATGTGGTCATGATTCTGCTCATCCACATGGACTCCCGCCTCCACACACCCATGTACTTCTTGCTCAGCCAGCTCTCCATCATGGATACCATCTACATCTGTATCACTGTCCCCAAGATGCTCCAGGACCTCCTGTCCAAGGACAAGACCATTTCCTTCCTGGGCTGTGCAGTTCAGATCTTCCTCTACCTGACCCTGATTGGAGGGGAGTTCTTCCTGCTGGGTCTCATGGCCTATGACCG ATCCCGAGAGATCAATCACTTTTTCTGTGAGATCCCAGCCGTGCTGAAGTTGTCGTGCATAGACACGTCGCTCTACGAGACCCTGATGTATGCCTGCTGCGTGCTGATGCTGCTCATCCCTCTATCCGTCATCTCTGTGTCCTACACGCACATCCTCCTGACTGTCCACCGGATGAACTCAGCTGAGGGCCGGCGCAAAGCCTTTGCTACGTGTTCCTCCCACTTTATGGTGGCGAGCATTTTCTACGGGGCAGCCTTCTACACCAACGTGCTGCCCCACTCCTACCACACTCCAGAGAAGGATAAAGTGGTGTCTGCCTTCTACACCATCCTCACCCCCATGCTCAACCCACTCATCTACAGCTTGAGGAATAGAGATGTGGCCGCAGCTCTGAGGAAAGTGCTAGGGAGATGTGGCTCCTCCCAGAGCATCAGGCTGGAGACTGCGATCAGGAAGGACTAG
- the LOC129458623 gene encoding olfactory receptor 2T3, with translation MCSGNQTSQNQTASTDFTLTGLFAESKHAALLYTVTFLLFLVALTGNALLILLIHSEPHLHTPMYFFISQLALMDLMYICVTVPKMLVGQATGDHTISPSGCGIQMMLYLTLAGAEVFLLAAMAYDRYAAVCRPLHYPLLMNQRVCQLLVSACWVLGMVDGLLLTPITMSFPFCQSRKILNFFCETPALLKLSCSDVSLYKMLMYLCCVLMLLAPIMVISSSYALILHLIHRMSSAAGRRKALATCSSHVIVVLLFFSASFYTYMLPSSYHTAEQDMMVSAFYTILTPVLNPLVYSLRNKDVTRALRSMMQSRMNQEK, from the coding sequence ATGTGCTCAGGGAATCAAACTTCTCAGAATCAAACCGCAAGCACCGATTTCACCCTCACGGGACTCTTTGCTGAAAGCAAGCATGCTGCCCTCCTCTACACCGtgaccttccttcttttcttggtGGCCCTTACTGGGAAtgccctcctcatcctcctcatcCACTCAGagccccacctccacacccccatgtacttcttcatTAGCCAGCTGGCTCTCATGGATCTCATGTACATATGCGTGACTGTGCCGAAGATGCTTGTGGGCCAGGCCACTGGAGATCATACCATTTCCCCGTCAGGCTGTGGGATCCAGATGATGCTCTACCTGACCCTGGCTGGAGCTGAGGTTTTCCTCCTGGCTGCCATGGCCTATGACCGATATGCTGCTGTTTGCAGACCTCTCCATTACCCACTGCTGATGAACCAGAGGGTGTGCCAGCTCCTGGTGTCAGCCTGTTGGGTTTTGGGAATGGTTGATGGTTTGTTGCTCACCCCCATTACCATGAGCTTCCCCTTTTGCCAGTCTAGGAAAATTCTGAACTTCTTCTGTGAGACTCCTGCCCTGCTGAAGCTCTCCTGCTCTGACGTCTCCCTCTATAAGATGCTCATGTACCTGTGCTGCGTCCTCATGCTTCTCGCCCCCATCATGGTCATCTCCAGCTCATACGCCCTCATCCTGCACCTCATCCACAGGATGAGTTCCGCCGCCGGCCGCAGGAAGGCCTTGGCCACCTGCTCCTCCCACGTGATCGTAGTGCTGCTCTTCTTCAGTGCCTCCTTCTACACCTACATGCTCCCGAGTTCCTACCACACAGCTGAGCAGGACATGATGGTGTCTGCATTTTACACCATCCTCACTCCCGTGCTGAACCCCCTCGTTTACAGTCTCCGCAACAAAGATGTCACCAGGGCTCTGAGGAGCATGATGCAGTCAAGAATGAACCAAGAAAAGTAG
- the LOC129458305 gene encoding olfactory receptor 2T2 isoform X1, with the protein MEGLLQNSTNFVLTGLITRPAFPGLLFAIVFSIFVVAVTANVVMILLIHMDSRLHTPMYFLLSQLSIMDTIYICITVPKMLQDLLSKDKTISFLGCAVQIFLYLTLIGGEFFLLGLMAYDRYVAVCNPLRYPLLMNRRVCLFMVVGSWVGGSLDGFMLTPVTMSFPFCRSREINHFFCEIPAVLKLSCIDTSLYETLMYACCVLMLLIPLSVISVSYTHILLTVHRMNSAEGRRKAFATCSSHFMVASIFYGAAFYTNVLPHSYHTPEKDKVVSAFYTILTPMLNPLIYSLRNRDVAAALRKVLGRCGSSQSIRLETAIRKD; encoded by the coding sequence ATGGAGGGTCTTCTCCAGAACTCCACTAACTTCGTCCTCACAGGCCTCATCACCCGTCCTGCCTTCCCCGGGCTTCTCTTTGCAATAGTCTTCTCCATCTTTGTAGTGGCTGTAACAGCCAATGTGGTCATGATTCTGCTCATCCACATGGACTCCCGCCTCCACACACCCATGTACTTCTTGCTCAGCCAGCTCTCCATCATGGATACCATCTACATCTGTATCACTGTCCCCAAGATGCTCCAGGACCTCCTGTCCAAGGACAAGACCATTTCCTTCCTGGGCTGTGCAGTTCAGATCTTCCTCTACCTGACCCTGATTGGAGGGGAGTTCTTCCTGCTGGGTCTCATGGCCTATGACCGGTACGTGGCTGTGTGCAACCCTCTACGGTACCCTCTCCTCATGAACCGCAGGGTTTGCTTATTCATGGTGGTCGGCTCCTGGGTTGGTGGTTCCTTGGATGGGTTCATGCTGACTCCTGTCACCATGAGTTTCCCCTTCTGTAGATCCCGAGAGATCAATCACTTTTTCTGTGAGATCCCAGCCGTGCTGAAGTTGTCGTGCATAGACACGTCGCTCTACGAGACCCTGATGTATGCCTGCTGCGTGCTGATGCTGCTCATCCCTCTATCCGTCATCTCTGTGTCCTACACGCACATCCTCCTGACTGTCCACCGGATGAACTCAGCTGAGGGCCGGCGCAAAGCCTTTGCTACGTGTTCCTCCCACTTTATGGTGGCGAGCATTTTCTACGGGGCAGCCTTCTACACCAACGTGCTGCCCCACTCCTACCACACTCCAGAGAAGGATAAAGTGGTGTCTGCCTTCTACACCATCCTCACCCCCATGCTCAACCCACTCATCTACAGCTTGAGGAATAGAGATGTGGCCGCAGCTCTGAGGAAAGTGCTAGGGAGATGTGGCTCCTCCCAGAGCATCAGGCTGGAGACTGCGATCAGGAAGGACTAG